A portion of the Malassezia japonica chromosome 3, complete sequence genome contains these proteins:
- the STE3 gene encoding a-factor receptor (EggNog:ENOG503NWB2; COG:S; TransMembrane:7 (o6-23i35-55o75-92i112-133o153-177i206-227o271-289i)): MLSSSIAFIFIAFITVPMLLIPSPIHWKAKNAGTVLIIGWTTLGNITDAISVIVLLNAQSVTAPHWCDFAAAMKYTWRTGCCTGGLILLRRLTIIASTQSANKSKDEKVKVFLIEMILGLLIPILQVVFHLVVQGHRLDEIQDFGCFAPIYPSVASVFLVMVYPVTITVISAIYGAIRALMVRRKEFYRVLNNEDTGITRSHYLRLMALGIIDLALWLPMSLAFLIIDLTNLNLRPYVSWSHVHSGFNKIGFVLISELMQHSYTDYVAAELSRWIGPAIALNFFIFFGVKPEIWKYYSHHFMKLLSAITCTTTTKHQEPEHQQQDYVPPTSTNSIRSLCNTKLTDSLRNSLSSASELDIEKAESLAKVTE; the protein is encoded by the exons ATGCTTTCTTCTTCAATTGCGTTCATATTTATTGCATTCATCACTGTTCCAATGTTACTAATACCATCACCCATCCATTGGAAAGCCAAAAATGCAGGAACAGTTCTAATCATTGGATGGACAACTTTAGGAAACATTACCGATGCAATCTCGGTTATCGTACTATTGAATGCGCAAAGTGTAACTGCTCCTCATTGGTGTGACTTCGCAGCTGCCATGAAATATACCTGGAGGACCGGGTGTTGTACGGGAGGACTCATTTTGCTCCGGCGCTTGACTATAATCGCATCAACTCAGTCTGCAAATAAATCTAAAGACGAAAAGGTAAAAGTGTTCTTGATTGAAATGATATTGGGATTGTTGATTCCTATATTGCAAGTGGTCTTCCATCTAGTGGTACAAGGGCATCGATTGGACGAAATTCAAGACTTTGGCTGCTTTGCACCTATATATCCCAGTGTTGCCTCTGTCTTTCTTGTAATGGTGTACCCAGTTACCATAACAGTGATCTCCGCAATCTATGGTG CAATTCGCGCTCTTATGGTTCGACGAAAGGAGTTTTACCGCGTACTCAATAATGAAGATACGGGTATTACAAGATCCCACTACTTGCGTCTCATGGCACTTGGTATCATTGATTTAGCCTTATGGCTTCCTATGTCTCTGGCTTTTTTGATCATCGACCTCACAAATCTCAATTTACGGCCCTATGTAAGCTGGAGTCATGTACACTCGGGCTTTAACAAGATTGGATTTGTGTTAATTTCGGAGCTTATGCAACACAGCTATACCGATTATGTTGCTGCCGAACTCTCAAGATGGATTGGACCTGCCATTGCGTTGAATTTCTTCATTTTTTTTGGAGTCAAACCAGAAATCTGGAAATACTACAGTCACCATTTTATGAAATTGCTTTCTGCGATAACGTGTACGACAACAACAAAGCATCAGGAACCAGAGCACCAACAACAAGATTACGTTCCGCCAACATCTACGAACAGCATCAGAAGCTTATG TAACACAAAACTCACTGACTCATTGCGAAATTCattgagcagcgcgagtGAACTGGACATTGAAAAGGCCGAATCACTAGCAAAAGTAACTGAGTGA
- the RPN10 gene encoding proteasome regulatory particle base subunit rpn10 (COG:O; BUSCO:EOG09264XF3; EggNog:ENOG503NUWE), with protein sequence MPLEATMLVIDNSEWMRNGDYPPTRWDAQADAVNILFDAKTNSHPENMVGIMTMAGKSPEVLATLTQDIGKIFAGLHASKLAGSASLATGINVAQLALKHRQNKNQRQRVIAFVGSPVADSEESLIQLGKKLKKNNVAVDIVSFGEDAQNEQKLAKLVETVNSSDNSHLLTVPVGTQLLSDTLISSPIVMEGGADNGQGSSSNAEFGGVDPNMDPELAMALRMSLEEEQARQRASTQTSEGATGSLVPTEAPPITGTAGMETDASNEANSEQALLEQALALSQGQGSSSEAAQDSNDAPRATVAGANEGDEDEEMTEEDAIARAIEMSLMESKGPDGESK encoded by the coding sequence ATGCCGCTCGAAGCGACGATGCTGGTGATCGATAACTCGGAGTGGATGCGCAATGGCGACTACCCTCCGACACGCTGGGATGCACAGGCGGATGCCGTCAACATCCTCTTTGATGCGAAGACCAACTCGCACCCGGAAAACATGGTCGGCATCATGACGATGGCCGGCAAGAGCCCCGAGGTCCTTGCGACGCTCACGCAGGACATTGGCAAGATCTTTGCGGGTCTGCACGCCAGCAAGCTCGCTGGGTCGGCGAGCCTTGCGACGGGCATCAacgtcgcccagctcgcCTTGAAGCACCGCCAGAACAAGAAtcagcgccagcgcgtgATCGCTTTTGTCGGCTCGCCGGTGGCGGACTCGGAAGAGAGCCTGATCCAGCTGGGCAAGAAACTGAAAAAGAACAATGTTGCTGTGGACATTGTCAGCTTTGGCGAGGACGCACAGAATGAACAgaagctcgccaagctcgtCGAAACGGTCAACAGCAGCGACAACAGCCACCTGCTCACGGTACCGGTGGGCACGCAGCTTCTCTCGGATACCCTTATTTCGTCGCCGATTGTCATGGAGGGCGGCGCAGACAACGGCCAGGGCTCCTCTAGCAACGCCGAGTTTGGCGGCGTGGACCCGAACATGGACCCGGAACTGGCCATGGCCCTGCGCATGTCGCTCGAagaggagcaggcgcgtcagcgcgcctcgacacaGACGTCCGAGGGAGCGACAGGATCGCTGGTGCCTACCGAAGCGCCTCCGATCACGGGCACCGCGGGTATGGAGACAGACGCCTCGAACGAGGCCAAcagcgagcaggcgctcttGGAACAGGCGCTCGCTCTGTCCCAGGGCCAGGGatcctcgtccgaggctGCGCAGGACTCGAACgatgcgcctcgcgctaCCGTCGCGGGTGCCAATGAGGGTGACGAGGATGAAGAGATGACTGAAGAGGATGCCATTGCCCGGGCCATTGAGATGAGCTTGATGGAATCGAAGGGCCCCGATGGCGAATCAAAATAA
- the POP2 gene encoding CCR4-NOT core DEDD RNase subunit (BUSCO:EOG09262K67; EggNog:ENOG503NXJE; COG:A), with product MAYLRSAIENYPYVAMDTEFPGIVARPIGNFRGSTDYHYQTLRCNVDLLRLIQIGITVCDEQGNLPPDTCTWQFNFHFDVNNDMCAPDSLELLTKAGLDFDRHLHFGIDHEHFGEMLITSGLALFEDVKWISFHSGYDFGYLLKLVTCLPLPSHEYEFFELLHQWFPCVYDIKYLMRSCKTLKGGLQDVADDLQVSRIGQQHQAGSDSLLTASTFFKLRDRFFDGSIDDEKHLGCLYGFANTTSAVFLPSGSIVYQAHGVTTPGMQHAQAVVPTPLTPGSSAPLHSPMSSHVPAGRRAAEAA from the exons ATGGCGTATCTCCGCTCTGCCATTGAGAACTACCCCTATGTCGCGATG GATACCGAGTTCCCAGGCATTGTCGCACGGCCCATTGGCAACTTTCGGGGCTCGACGGACTACCACTACCAGACGCTGCGGTGCAATGTAGACCTGTTGCGTCTGATCCAGATTGGTATTACGGTGTGCGATGAGCAGGGTAACCTCCCCCCCGATACGTGCACCTGGCAGTTCAACTTCCACTTTGATGTCAACAACGATATGTGTGcgcccgactcgctcgagctcttGACGAAAGCGGGCCTGGACTTTGACCGGCATCTTCACTTTGGCATTGATCACGAGCACTTTGGCGAAATGCTGATCACGTcgggcctcgcgctctttGAGGACGTCAAGTGGATTTCCTTCCACTCGGGCTACGACTTTGGCTACCTGCTGAAGCTCGTGACGTGCCTTCCGCTGCCCTCGCACGAGTACGAGTTCTttgagctgctgcaccagTGGTTCCCGTGCGTCTATGATATCAAGTACCtgatgcgctcgtgcaaGACGCTCAAGGGCGGCCTGCAGGACGTCGCAGACGACCTCCAAGTAAGCCGCATCGGGCAGCAGCACCAGGCCGGCAGCGACAGCCTGCTCACCGCTTCTACCTTTTTCAAGCTGCGCGATCGCTTCTTTGATGGGTCGATCGACGACGAAAAGCACTTGGGATGTCTGTACGGCTTTGCCAACACCACCAGCGCTGTCTTTTTGCCATCGGGCAGCATCGTGTACCAAGCGCATGGCGTCACGACGCCGGGCATGCAGCATGCACAGGCCGTCGTACCGACGCCCCTTACCCCGGGAAGTAGCGCCCCGCTGCATTCGCCGATGAGCTCCCACGTTCCGGCCggccgccgtgctgcaGAGGCCGCATAG
- the ubc15 gene encoding E2 ubiquitin-conjugating enzyme (COG:O; EggNog:ENOG503P1QQ) — MASTGGNALLLKRQLMELRKNPVDGFSAGLKDESNLFEWEILIIGPMDTLYEGGFLKAELNFPQEYPLLPPTLKFKTPMWHPNIYEDGTLCISILHAPGKDEYGYEDASERWLPVHTVESILVSVISLLSSDTPNTDSPANIDAAKQVREDLPGYRKKVRRLVRQSAEEAFE, encoded by the exons ATGGCGTCCACCGGAGGGAATGCACTGCTGCTGAAGCGCCAGCTCatggagctgcgcaagaacCCTGTGGATGGGTTTAGTGCGGGCCTCAAAGATGAGAGCAACCTTTTTGAGTGGGAGATTCTGATTATCGGCCCGATGGACACGCTGTACGAAGGCGGCTTCCTCAAGGCCGAGCTCAACTTCCCCCAAGAGTACCCCCTGCTCCCCCCTACGCTCAAGTTCAAAACGCCCATGTGGCACCCCAATA TTTACGAGGACGGCACGCTGTGCATCTCGATTCTG cacgcgcctgGCAAGGACGAGTATGGATACGAGGACGCGAGCGAGCGGTGGCTTCCCGTGCATACGGTCGAGTCGATT CTTGTCTCGGTCATCAGCCTGCTGAGCTCCGACACGCCCAACACCGACTCGCCAGCGAACATTGACGCGGCCaagcaggtgcgcgaggaccTGCCTGGCTACCGTAAAAAGGTCCGTCGCCTGGTGCGCCAGTccgccgaggaggcgtTCGAGTAG
- the DCR2 gene encoding Phosphatase dcr2 (BUSCO:EOG09260K29; COG:S; EggNog:ENOG503NWP0) has product MMARRRWSGVALAFALVVAWTVILVSYVHMAKEPYKMLQFGKTWHRPVVGGESQRNASLPIDEDPMALVESMANVHTFAPLQPNILPIYNITVGLCYPVLGCFVHSRSDNMAGDWVRVERPLSAHVAEWRGTSGRGGPSKSLSRYGSPYLFYRRALERHGEHIVEVSIVPRDAPLPETGRWHRVAIPSAAPFRKAKEHEVRFRTEMDAKDAITELDMMYGPNPPPPGFAVAATLPPVVNKDGKVSPRAALIIRRKVERTPRAPPLRFHADGSFKILQLADLHFSVEELACRDVEDVARCQSQNDTLALVERWLDEEKPDLVVFTGDQLNGQGTSWDEHSVMPGWLIPVVRRKIPWLPLFGNHDSESGFLTRREQMELLALYPYSLAQVGPRDVHGAGNYDVAVHAPAPDNTELLTLWSLDSGAHPSFSVLRPWEVYLYDWVHSDQVQWMVHALRSRVPIPWPYKPKAQPPAVVRSRRAPAQRPPGIVFVHIPLPEAFDKVDTDASGKELRVGVREERYARLGGQARRGVFDAMLAERNAETPSVRLYVHGHMHNNEDCRRVRGVWICFGGGVSYAAYGKVGFARRARVYRITDFGQTTTTWHRRDDVQGRVEETVLG; this is encoded by the coding sequence ATGATGGCTCGCCGGCGGTGGTCCGGCGTGGCGCTGGCCTTTGCGCTGGTCGTCGCATGGACAGTGATCCTGGTATCGTATGTGCACATGGCCAAGGAACCGTACAAGATGCTGCAGTTCGGCAAGACATGGCACCGCCCGGTCGTAGGGGGAGAGTCGCAGCGCAATGCCTCGCTGCCGATCGACGAGGATCCcatggcgctcgtcgagagCATGGCCAACGTGCATACGTTTGCACCGCTGCAACCGAATATACTGCCTATCTACAATATCACAGTGGGTCTGTGCTACCCGGTGCTCGGCTGCTTTGTCCATTCACGCAGCGACAACATGGCCGGCGACTGggtgcgtgtcgagcgcccgctaagcgcgcacgtcgccgagtgGCGGGGCACTTCGGGGCGCGGAGGGCCGAGCAAGTCGCTGAGCAGGTATGGCTCGCCGTACCTCTTTtaccgccgcgcgctcgagcgccatggCGAGCACATTGTCGAGGTGTCTATCGTCCCGAGGGATGCGCCGCTTCCCGAGACGGGGCGCtggcaccgcgtcgcgatTCCATCTGCTGCGCCGTTCCGCAAGGCAAAGGAGCACGAGGTCCGATTCCGCACCGAGATGGACGCCAAGGACGCCATTACCGAGCTCGACATGATGTATGGGCCGaatccgccgccgccgggctTTGCCGTCGCAGCGACGCTCCCGCCCGTCGTCAACAAGGACGGCAAGgtgtcgccgcgcgcggcgctgatTATCCGCCGCAAGGTAGaacgcacgccgcgtgcgcctccGCTGCGTTTCCACGCGGACGGCTCGTTCAAGATTTtgcagctcgccgatctGCACTTTTCCGTGGAAGAGCTGGCGTGCCGCGACGTGGAAGACGTCGCGCGGTGCCAGTCGCAGAACGATACCCTGGCACTGGTCGAGCGctggctcgacgaggagaagCCGGACTTGGTGGTGTTTACCGGCGACCAGCTCAATGGCCAAGGCACGTCGTGGGACGAGCACAGCGTAATGCCGGGCTGGCTCATCCCcgtcgtccggcgcaaGATCCCGTGGCTGCCGCTGTTTGGCAACCACGACTCGGAGAGCGGCTTTttgacgcggcgcgagcagatggagctgctcgcgctgtACCCCTATTCGCTCGCACAAGTAGgcccgcgcgacgtgcacggCGCGGGTAACTACGACGTCGCCGTGCatgcgcccgcgccggacAACACCGAGCTGCTGACGCTCTGGAGCTTGGACTCGGGCGCACACCCCTCGTtctcggtgctgcgcccATGGGAGGTGTACCTCTACGACTGGGTGCACTCGGACCAGGTACAGTGGATGGTacatgcgctgcgcagccgcgtGCCGATCCCGTGGCCGTACAAGCCCAAAGCGCAGCCGCCGGCCGTggtgcgcagccgccgtgcgcctgccCAGCGCCCGCCCGGCATTGTGTTTGTGCACATCCCTTTGCCCGAGGCCTTTGACAAGGTCGACACGGATGCGAGTGGCAAAGAGCTGCGTGTCGGTGTGCGCGAAGAGCGGtatgcgcgcctcggtggccaggcacgccgcggtgTCTTTGACGCGATGCTTGCCGAGCGGAacgccgagacgccgagcgtgcgcctcTATGTCCACGGCCACATGCACAACAACGAGGActgccgccgcgtgcgtgGCGTGTGGATCTGCTTTGGCGGCGGTGTGAGCTACGCGGCTTATGGCAAAGTGGgctttgcgcgccgcgcgcgtgtcTATCGCATCACCGACTTTGGGCAGACCACTACGACGtggcaccgccgcgacgatgTCCAAGGCCGCGTCGAAGAGACGGTCCTGGGATAA
- the IFM1 gene encoding translation initiation factor IF-2 (COG:J; EggNog:ENOG503NY0Z; BUSCO:EOG09261OIA), producing the protein MAAAGPSVETNARGIPAAPFVEDVVKHLGSEDAEVMPTLQTFQEAISKYKFMEMSTAQRRKGLEQKIPDITSTLNMVEYLKKRKDDPEPVETTFELNDTLYARAKLEPVDRVHLWLGANVMLSYGIDEAIELLTEKLSNAKTNLATANEDLGFLRDQITTMEVNTARVHNWDVKRRRDRAAAWRGEQSGARNEGRSAKPGPSRQQRGPQRPGQAPGPQRNGPQRKGKIPGPKNWARPDAPRQAAPKKEAKPAEKPKEAPRREAPRRETPRTREVSLPRMISVVNLARVLGVNMRMLQFRMEKIGLTDVRPDHLLKYDDAELLAAEYNVVTVADEESAFDIYPRAPVDDATKATLPLRPPVVTIMGHVDHGKTTLLDKLRSASVAQGEAGGITQHIGAFSVPLKREGEISTITFLDTPGHAAFSLMRSRGASVTDIVVLVVAADDGVMPQTKEVISLVQGDGGLKVPLVVAISKIDMPNADAQRVKYDLMGAGVEIEELGGDVPCVEISAKKGLGLDALEETLAVLAEMGELRAEHDGPAEGRILESKVDKGRGNVATVLVQRGTLRAGDALICGTTWARVRQLMKPDGSSTKAVLPGTPVQVAGWRELPAAGDEFVGAQDEGACKRAVENRKRVLEQKALLHDAEQIDEQRRKLAEAEAQRERAAFEDRQRMRELQKKEAEGQLKPEELAAVIQAQREANTVPDEVEEVRKELLLILKGDFSGTVEALSGAVSGIGNAQAGVRIVSQSVGDPTEGDVQTAHAVGGQVVGFNVKAPKSVQTTAARLQPRVKVHCDDVIYRLMEHVTSEVAALLPPRQELRVQGEAQVAQLFQIKGSGGKAARNIAGCRVTNGLINRTYEVRVLRGEDRAEIFRGKLDALRQVKKDVQEMRKGTECGMSFEGFDDVRVDDVIQCFTTVDVPQTL; encoded by the exons ATGGCCGCCGCGGGGCCGAGTGTGGAGACGAACGCGCGCGGGATtcccgccgcgccgtttGTG GAGGATGTCGTGAAGCATCTTGGCAGCGAGGACGCCGAAGTGATGCCGACGCTGCAGACCTTTCAGGAGGCGATCTC CAAGTACAAGTTTATGGAAATgagcacggcgcagcgccgcaaagGTCTCGAGCAAAAGATTCCCGATATCACGAGCACACTGAATATGGTCGAGTACctcaagaagcgcaaggacgACCCCGAGCCGGTCGAGACGACGTTTGAGCTGAACGACACGCTCTACGCAcgcgccaagctcgagcCGGTGGACCGCGTGCACCTCTGGCTGGGT GCAAACGTAATGCTCTCGTACGGCATCGACGAGGCAATCGAGCTCTTGACCGAAAAGCTCTCCAACGCCAAGACGAACCTCGCGACGGCGAACGAGGACCTCGGCTTCCTCCGCGACCAGATTACGACTATGGAGGTGAATACGGCGCGTGTTCACAACTGGGACGTgaagcggcggcgcgatcg TgcagcggcgtggcgcggcgagcaaagcggcgcgcggaaCGAGGGGCGCTCCGCCAAGCCAGGGCCGTCGCGCCAACAGCGTGGCCCGCAGCGCCCGGGCCAGGCGCCCGggccgcagcgcaacgggccgcagcgcaagggAAAGATCCCGGGGCCCAAGAACTGGGCACGCCctgatgcgccgcgccaggCCGCGCCCAAGAAGGAGGCCAAGCCCGCAGAGAAGCCCAAAgaggcgccgaggcgcgaggcaccgaggcgcgagacgccacgcacgcgcgaggTCTCACTGCCGCGCATGATCAGCGTCGTGAACCTGGCGCGTGTGCTGGGCGTAAACATGCGCATGCTCCAGTTCCGTATGGAGAAAATCGGCCTGACAGACGTCCGGCCGGACCACCTGCTGAAgtacgacgacgcggagcTGCTTGCGGCCGAGTACAACGTCGTGAcagtcgccgacgaggagagcGCATTCGACATTTACCCCCGCGCACCGGTCGACGATGCGACGAAGGCCACGCTTCCCCTTCGCCCGCCGGTCGTGACGATTATGGGCCACGTCGACCACGGCAAGAcgacgctgctcgacaagctgcgttccgcctcggtcgcaCAAGGCGAGGCGGGCGGAATTACCCAGCACATTGGTGCATTCTCCGTCCCGCTCAAGCGCGAGGGCGAAATCTCGACTATTACCTTTTTGGATACGCCCGGCCATGCGGCGTTTTCGCTGATGCGCAGCCGCGGAGCATCCGTCACCGACATTGTCGTGCTTGTCGTGGCCGCGGACGACGGCGTGATGCCGCAGACAAAAGAGGTCATCTCACTGGTGCaaggcgacggcggcctcAAGGTGCCGCTCGTTGTCGCCATCTCCAAGATTGATATGCCGAATGCGGATGCCCAGCGTGTCAAGTACGACCTGATGGGCGCCGGTGTCGAGATCGAGGAGCttggcggcgacgtgccgtgCGTCGAGATTAGTGCCAAGAaaggcctcggcctcgacgcgctcgaagAGACCCTCGCtgtcctcgccgagatgggcgagctgcgtgcggagcACGACGGGCCGGCCGAGGGCCGCATCCTCGAGAGCAAGGTCGACAAAGGGCGCGGCAACGTCGCTACGGTCCTTGTccagcgcggcacgctgcgtgccggcgaTGCACTAATCTGCGGCACGACGTgggcgcgtgtgcgccagCTCATGAAGCCGGACGGATCGTCGACCAAGGCCGTGCTCCCTGGCACACCGGTCCAGGTCGCCGGATGGCGCGAGCTcccggcggcgggcgacgagtTTGTCGGCGCGCAAGACGAAGGCGCGTgcaagcgcgccgtcgagaACCGCAAGCGTGTCCTGGAGCAAAAAGCGCtcctgcacgacgccgagcagatcgacgagcagcgccgcaagctcgctgaagccgaggcgcagcgcgaaaGGGCCGCATTCGAGGACCgccagcgcatgcgcgagctgcaaaAGAAGGAGGCAGAGGGCCAACTCAAGCCGGAAGAGCTCGCTGCGGTGATTCAGGCacagcgcgaggccaacACCGTCCCGGACGAGGTCGAAGAAgtgcgcaaagagctgcTCCTGATCCTCAAGGGCGACTTTTCCGGcacggtcgaggcgctgtcTGGCGCGGTGAGCGGCATCGGCAATGCCcaggccggcgtgcgcatcgtgTCGCagagcgtcggcgacccgaccgagggcgacgtgcaGACCGCCCATGCTGTCGGCGGTCAGGTGGTCGGCTTCAATGTCAAGGCGCCCAAGAGCGTGCAGACGACTGCAGCACGACTGCAGCCCCGCGTCAAGGTGCACTGCGACGATGTCATCTACCGCCTGATGGAGCACGTCACGAGCGAggtggcggcgctccttCCGCCCCGCCAGGAGCTGCGTGTgcagggcgaggcgcaggtcgccCAGCTCTTCCAGATCAAAGGCTCTGGCGGCAAGGCGGCACGCAACATTGCGGGGTGCCGTGTGACGAATGGTCTCATCAACCGAACCTATGAAGTGCGAGTACTGCGTGGCGAGGACCGCGCCGAGATCTTCCGCGgcaagctcgacgcgctgcgccaggtgAAGAAAGATGTACAGGAAATGCGCAAGGGTACCGAATGCGGTATGTCGTTTGAAGGCTTTGACGACGTGCGTGTCGACGATGTGATCCAGTGCTTCACGACCGTAGACGTTCCGCAGACCCTGTAA
- a CDS encoding uncharacterized protein (COG:J; EggNog:ENOG503P3VN) → MSTQDLQWLLVRKSNSYLVKQKGLGRVFSREPGNLAALHSYKYSGVVNDKSVGIAPAEKKGVNVVTKKTKASPLAVKGARAETTVKGGPRRVAGAVANIVAKNRYRPDLRKAAVARATAIVRSQGGKRFVPRERLPRGGAALKNVRKERKVRPGYTPAEDVQRFRPRHVAQRDDSAASPRPRGGARSLADLVRANDSQNTPRAPRTPRSDHGESRADQAASWKKEASVTPSARSTGAKGAAGRELFPEKGAKVDEKREARAGDAKAGDAVKDAKASRGAKAAEPKDARDEAKADKADAETTDTKTDEEKHGAKPTDKRDTESFDSSPTSTAPSSELQPKPSTTSATTPTSHDALASSLARLSVKDAN, encoded by the exons ATGTCGACCCAGGATCTCCAGTGGCTCCTTGTTCGCAAGTCGAACAGCTACCTCGTTAAGCAGAagggcctcggccgcgtgtTCTCGCGCGAGCCCGGCAACCTCGCTGCTCTCCACAGCTACAAGTACTCGGGTGTCGTGAACGACAAGTCGGTCGGCATCGCCCCCGCTGAGAAGAAGGGTGTGAACGTCGTCACGAAGAAGACCAAGGCCTCGCCCCTTGCTGTTAAGGGTGCTCGCGCTGAGACCACCGTCAAGGGTGGCccccgccgcgtcgccggtgcCGTCGCCAACATCGTGGCCAAGAACCGCTACCGCCCCGACCTCCGGAAGG CTGCTGTTGCCCGCGCCACCGCCATTGTCCGCTCGCAGGGCGGCAAGCGCTTTGTTCCCCGTGAGCGCCTTCCCcggggcggcgccgcgctcaagAA tgtACGCAAGGAACGCAAGGTCCGGCCGGGATACACGCCCGCCGAAGACGTGCAACGCTTCCGGCcccggcacgtcgcgcagcgcgacgacagcgcggcgtcgccgcggccaagggggggcgcacgcagcttggCGGATCTCGTGCGTGCAAACGACAGCCAGaacacgccgcgcgcgccacgcacgccgcgcagcgaccaCGGAGAATCGCGTGCAGATCaggcggcgtcgtggaAGAAGGAGGCGTCGgtcacgccgagcgcgcgcagcacgggTGCGAAAGGCGCGGCTGGCCGCGAGCTCTTTCCCGAAAAGGGGGCCAAGGTGGacgagaagcgcgaggcacgcgccggcgacgccaaggccggcgacgcagTCAAGGATGCCAAGgccagccgcggcgcaaaAGCTGCCGAGCCCAAGGAcgcccgcgacgaggccaaggccgacaAGGCCGACGCGGAGACCACCGATACCAAGACGGACGAGGAGAAACACGGCGCAAAGCCCACCGACAAGCGCGACACCGAGTCCTTCGACTCATCTCCCACGAGCACGGCTCCGTCCAGCGAGCTACAGCCCAAGCCCTCTACGACCAGTGCAACGACGCCAACCTCCCACGACGCATTAGCATCGTCACTCGCCCGTCTTTCTGTCAAGGATGCAAACTAG
- a CDS encoding uncharacterized protein (EggNog:ENOG503P6JA; COG:S) — MGAQSSRPVEAAPAPPRREFDDLVKEELALQAAATPADEIPSCLTLFDKWLSCYALGVQFRNAYRYGTIADCAPRREDFKFCLTLRQLDPEMRRHEWLLRRAEERAHQRKGFHTSEAVWEMRRDPLLDPHFVDEAYVPPQ; from the coding sequence ATGGGCGCCCAAAGCTCGCGgccggtcgaggcggcgcctgcgccgccccgccgcgAGTTCGACGATCTAGTGAAAGAGGAactggcgctgcaggcaGCCGCTACGCCTGCAGATGAAATCCCTTCGTGCTTGACGCTCTTTGATAAGTGGCTGTCGTGTtacgcgctcggcgtgcagtTCCGCAACGCCTACCGCTACGGTACCATTGCGGactgtgcgccgcgccgcgaggactTCAAGTTTTGCTTGACGCTCCGGCAGCTGGATCCCGAGATGCGCCGGCACGAATGGCTCTTGCGCcgggccgaggagcgcgcacACCAGCGCAAGGGCTTCCACACCTCGGAAGCGGTGTGGgagatgcgccgcgacccGCTGCTCGATCCGCACTTTGTGGACGAAGCGTATGTGCCGCCGCAATAG